In Pleuronectes platessa chromosome 4, fPlePla1.1, whole genome shotgun sequence, the following proteins share a genomic window:
- the smtnb gene encoding smoothelin isoform X2, with translation MVLVLDHLVKEDGPGALLIQPQREDMNTEPDLVLSHRQRSDSSASDRSMASVLSRSNQDYVASENSLGSAYRARLDSGASDRSLGSSQRARLDSGASEQSVSSLSHVRQRLGSDVSDSGVRPRLGSGASDSIGPLSRERTDSRTSDLSVSMSSEGRGPGEEVDVAMSGSSDSTDSESESRSQEPASLNAPSSQDSNNDEEQPDGANLSRSKPANGLLSDSMKGLNDFKKQKITDNRDLPLTHDKAKDSAPEKNEAVLGQFNKTNSVRDRMRKFTESGQSPSVTPLKSAPLRNGTTSGSNGQTSFSRATERFTHTAASLGTSGDSTSRTSVASQSQAAPQPKGGASKPLSAADQSLNCVGGTRHPAEKDVHAYSNSKEDSTQGRAAGQQVTQGEADPDMKTFLTIEIKDGRTTTSSTSTPRGNIVPITNMTPRIATNALGQRPELTLGLRATPFKISSSGLSSGSSIKIETEPVMASEPVFSSGPSVQVPCQVPAIPNGSSAQAKPAERSGKLTDEQLAAIEDEELLDKMLDESKDFEERKMIRAAMRDLRKRKRDQREKERETRLQDLRQQREERSQKGRAGVGAGEMVMRKVEKSADGSTLSQVTKTNRFAQSDDGSRLSRSTVMEASYVQKTDRGTVQSKSYSFSSSSSSSSSNTSKKVGSVFDREDDTSARSGSGGLAAVERRQAEKRKELMRAQTLPKTSAMQARKAMIEKLEKEGGGPGNQAIAKVNKVQRSTSFGVPNANSIKQMLLDWCRAKTRSYEHVNIQNFSSSWSNGMAFCALVHNFFPDAFDYDSLSPSNRRQNFEVAFDAAEKLVDCPQLLDVDDMVKMREPDWKCVYTYLQEFYRGLVTKGLVKTKNSS, from the exons ATGGTGTTGGTTCTCGATCACCTGGTGAAGGAGGATGGCCCTGGAGCTCTGCTGATCCAGCCTCAGAGAGAGGATATGAACACAGAGCCCGACCTGGTTCTCTCTCACCGTCAGAGGTCCGACTCCTCGGCTTCAGATCGCAGCATGGCCTCGGTGCTGTCCAGGTCCAACCAGGATTATGTGGCCTCAGAGAACAGTCTGGGCTCAGCCTACAGAGCCCGGCTGGACTCTGGAGCCTCAGACAGGAGCCTGGGTTCCTCCCAGCGTGCTCGGCTTGACTCTGGCGCATCCGAGCAAAGTGTCAGCTCCCTGTCCCACGTCAGACAGAGACTTGGCTCAGATGTCTCCGACTCTGGCGTCCGACCCCGTTTGGGCTCTGGGGCTTCTGACAGTATAGGTCCTTTGTCAAGGGAACGGACTGACTCCAGGACGTCTGACCTGAGCGTGAGTATGTCGTCTGAGGGGAGAGGTCCAGGGGAGGAGGTGGATGTGGCCATGAGTGGCTCATCTGACAGCACAGATTCAGAAAGCGAGAGCAGAAGCCAGGAACCCGCCAGCCTCAACGCTCCGTCCAGCCAGGATAGCAACAATGATGAGGAGCAGCCTGATGGGGCCAATTTATCTCGGAGCAAACCGGCAAATGGGCTCCTCAGTGACAGCATGAAGGGGCTGAACGACTTCAAGAAACAAAAG ATAACAGATAACAGGGATCTTCCTCTCACTCATGACAAAGCAAAGGATTCTG CACCTGAGAAGAATGAAGCTGTATTGGGACAATTCAACAAGACCAACTCTGTACGTGATCGAATGCGCAAGTTCACAGAGTCCGGCCAGAGCCCGAGCGTCACACCTTTGAAGAGCGCTCCTCTGAGGAACGGCACGACCTCCGGCAGCAACGGCCAGACGAGCTTCTCCAGAGCCACTGAgcgcttcacacacacagcagcatccCTCGGCACATCTGGAGACTCCACATCTCGCACATCTGTCGCATCTCAAAGTCAGGCTGCACCTCAGCCAAAAGGAGGGGCTAGCAAACCTCTGTCTGCAGCTGACCAATCGCTGAACTGCGTGGGTGGGACGAGGCATCCAGCTGAAAAAGATGTGCATGCCTACAGTAACTCAAAGGAGGACAGCACCCAAGGGAGAGCAGCCGGACAGCAGGTCACCCAGGGAGAGGCAGACCCGGACATGAAGACTTTCCTCACCATTGAGATCAAGGATGGGCGcaccaccacctcctcgacATCCACCCCCAGGGGCAACATCGTCCCCATCACCAACATGACCCCACGCATTGCCACCAATGCATTGGGGCAGAGACCAG AGTTGACCCTTGGCCTCAGAGCAACGCCATTCAAGATCTCCTCTTCCGGCCTCTCCTCTGGATCCTCCATCAAG atCGAGACGGAGCCGGTTATGGCCTCTGAGCCGGTGTTTTCATCTGGACCGTCTGTCCAGGTGCCGTGTCAGGTCCCAGCCATCCCCAACGGCTCCAGCGCTCAGGCCAAACCCGCCGAGCGCTCCGGAAAGCTGACAGACGAACAGCTGGCTGCCATCGAGGATGAAGAGCTCCTTGACAAAATG CTCGATGAGTCAAAAGACtttgaggagaggaagatgatcCGTGCAGCCATGCGGGACCTCcgcaagagaaagagag aCCAAAGAGAGAAGGAGCGCGAGACCCGTCTGCAAGACCTccggcagcagagagaggagcgtTCACAGAAAGGTCGCGCCGGGGTCGGAGCAGGAGAGATGGTGATGAGGAAGGTGGAGAAGTCTGCAGATGGCTCCACTCTGAGTCAAGTCACCAAGACGAACCGCTTTGCCCAGTCTG atgatGGGAGCAGGTTGTCTCGCAGCACTGTCATGGAGGCCAGTTATGTGCAGAAAACAGACA GAGGGACGGTCCAGTCAAAATCATACAGcttctcgtcttcctcttcctcttcctcctctaacACAAGCAAAAAAGTGGGCAG TGTCTTCGACCGCGAGGATGACACATCGGCTCGGAGCGGCAGCGGCGGTTTGGCCGCCGTGGAGCGACGGCAGGCGGAGAAACGCAAGGAGCTGATGAGGGCACAGACTCTGCCCAAGACTTCTGCCATGCAGGCCCGCAAAGCCATGATagagaagctggagaaggagggaggcgG TCCGGGAAACCAGGCGATCGCCAAGGTAAACAAGGTGCAGCGTTCCACCAGCTTCGGTGTGCCCAACGCAAACTCCATCAAGCAGATGCTGCTCGACTGGTGCCGTGCCAAGACGCGCTCATATGAG CACGTGAATATTCAGAACTTTTCATCCAGCTGGAGTAACGGCATGGCGTTCTGTGCCCTCGTGCACAATTTCTTCCCCGATGCCTTTGACTACGACTCGCTGAGCCCCAGCAACCGCAGGCAAAACTTTGAGGTGGCCTTCGACGCTGCAGA GAAACTAGTGGACTGTCCTCAGCTGTTGGATGTGGACGACATGGTGAAGATGCGAGAGCCGGATTGGAAATGTGTGTACACGTACCTGCAGGAGTTCTACAGAGGTCTGGTGACGAAGGGCCTGGTTAAAACCAAAAACTCATCCTAG